Proteins encoded together in one Quercus lobata isolate SW786 chromosome 3, ValleyOak3.0 Primary Assembly, whole genome shotgun sequence window:
- the LOC115979942 gene encoding uncharacterized protein LOC115979942 isoform X2 produces the protein MGTQMPACSDRTRTNWTPAMECYFIDLLLDQVHRGNRMGHTFNKQAWTDMLTMFNAYFGSPYDEKVLKSHYTNLWTQFNDVKSLLDQNGLSWDDTKQMVVASHHVWDAYIKAHPEAQFYRNRALMNFNDLCLIYAHTTADGRYSLSSRDIDFDDDIQGVNTGVAMNSFVPASKEHSKIDWTPAMDRYFVKLLLDQLKKGNKICNTFKKQAWNDMLTLFNGKFGSKYGKSFLKHRFKKLLKYYTDVKSLLEVKGFSWDEIQQKISADDYVWDNYIKAHPDAHSYRRKTLLNYCNLKLIFGNAVSNGHCSHLLQGRNFEDDIIQIKMVSFTYPVAEEKEGHASSDSECRRTNWTSTMDRYLIELLQDQVLRGNKIGHGFVAEAWIEMVRLFNAKFGSHHDKDGLRNRYKHLRGQYNDIKVLLDQSGFSWDETGEMVTAEDYVWDSYTKVHPDAQSYRNKSVPSYHKLCVIYGEEVCNGRYNISTCNADLDSEEPDLRIGEDMNIQCYANSGCLTTDWTPSMDRYLIDVMLEEVHKGKKIDYTFNNQAWIDMFMLFKEQFSLQHAKDFLKSRYRSLEKQYFDMKNLLEQRQFSWDETQQMVTAFDDVWDAYVKEHPDAKPYRIMPMPNYNDLCLIYGNPASDERCNEAHQDLGCNGFEFSEGARLNNSYHQRTDWTPSMDRYFIDLMLEQVHNGSMVDQKFNKLAWSDMIAKFGAEFGSQHDKDVLKNRFMNLRKRFNDMKTLLDQSGFSWNEMQQMIRAEDDVWDAYVKVHPDARTYRNRTLPNVNDLFLIYGNDNTEQRQNYSDHFMDVEDYELGVNIVVGEEDYQSPGNNDPLRINWTREMDRYFIVLMLEQLHRGNKIGRTYNAQAWTWMNASFSKKFGFLCDKDVLEDRYWTLRKEYTDITDILNHNGFAWDGIRQTMTADDDVWEAYIKDHPDAVTYRDEILGDYCDLCLIYGNESQHSRSSYFDVKMEINTNTLGMGIDDIIGEALSPATEFEIFHQKRKRKSAPLSTSACIQKVRRTIKKETQEAVEGKPCVVKTYLGTEEDKDYSSIECIVAALQTVPDMDDEIFLEACELLEDERKAKMFVAMDVTARRKWLLKKIRL, from the exons ATGGGCACCCAAATGCCTGCATGTAGTGATCGTACAAGGACAAACTGGACACCAGCAATGGAGTGCTATTTTATTGATCTTTTATTAGATCAGGTGCATAGGGGGAATAGGATGGGCCATACATTCAACAAACAAGCTTGGACTGATATGCTGACCATGTTCAATGCCTATTTTGGATCCCCATATGATGAAAAGGTGTTGAAAAGTCATTACACTAATTTGTGGACTCAATTCAATGATGTAAAGAGTCTACTTGATCAGAATGGATTGTCATGGGACGATACTAAACAAATGGTGGTTGCCAGTCATCATGTTTGGGATGCTTACATCAAG GCTCACCCAGAGGCACAGTTTTATAGAAACAGAGCCTTGATGAATTTCAATGATTTGTGCTTGATATATGCACATACAACAGCAGATGGAAGATACAGCCTATCAAGTCGTGATATAGACTTCGATGATGACATTCAAGGAGTGAATACTG GTGTAGCAATGAATAGCTTTGTACCTGCAAGTAAAGAGCATTCAAAAATAGATTGGACACCAGCCATGGACCGATATTTTGTCAAACTTTTGCTGGACCAACTTAAAAAAGGCAATAAGATCTGTAATACATTCAAGAAACAAGCATGGAATGATATGCTTACCTTGTTCAATGGAAAATTTGGCTCTAAATATGGAAAGAGTTTCTTAAAACACCGTTTtaagaaattattgaaatattatacTGATGTGAAGAGTCTACTTGAGGTAAAGGGATTTTCTTGGGatgaaattcaacaaaagaTATCAGCAGATGATTATGTATGGGATAATTACATCAAG GCACACCCAGATGCGCATTCGTATCGTAGGAAGACCTTGCTAAACTATTGcaatttgaaattgatatttggAAATGCAGTAAGCAATGGACATTGCAGTCATTTATTGCAagggagaaactttgaagatgATATCATACAGATCAAGATGG TCAGTTTTACCTATCCTGTAGCTGAAGAAAAGGAGGGCCATGCCTCTTCTGATAGTGAATGTCGGAGAACAAATTGGACATCAACAATGGATCGTTACCTTATTGAATTGTTACAAGACCAGGTGCTTAGAGGGAATAAAATTGGTCATGGATTTGTGGCCGAGGCATGGATTGAAATGGTTAGACTGTTCAATGCAAAATTTGGATCTCACCATGACAAAGATGGTCTGAGGAATAGATACAAACATTTAAGGGGACAATATAATGATATAAAGGTTCTTCTTGATCAGAGTGGGTTTTCTTGGGATGAAACAGGAGAAATGGTAACTGCTGAGGATTATGTCTGGGATTCTTATACCAAG GTGCATCCCGATGCTCAGTCATATAGAAATAAATCTGTTCCCAGCTATCACAAATTATGTGTTATATATGGTGAAGAAGTTTGTAATGGAAGATACAACATTTCGACATGCAATGCAGATCTTGACAGTGAAGAACCAGATTTGAGAATTG GGGAGGATATGAATATCCAATGCTATGCAAACAGTGGTTGTTTGACAACAGATTGGACACCTTCAATGGACCGTTACCTCATAGATGTAATGCTAGAGGAAGTGCATAAGGGGAAGAAGATTGACTACACCTTCAACAATCAAGCATGGATAGATATGTTTATGTTGTTCAAGGAACAATTCTCATTACAACATGCCAAAGATTTTCTGAAAAGTCGTTATAGAAGTTTGGAAAAGCAGTACTTTGATATGAAAAATCTTCTTGAACAGAGACAATTTTCATGGGATGAAACACAGCAAATGGTCACAGCTTTTGATGATGTTTGGGATGCATATGTGAAG GAACACCCAGATGCAAAACCATACCGAATCATGCCGATGCCAAATTATAATGACTTGTGCTTGATTTATGGAAATCCAGCTTCTGATGAACGATGTAATGAAGCGCATCAAGATCTAGGATGTAATGGTTTTG aattttctgaAGGTGCCAGACTTAACAATAGCTATCACCAAAGAACTGATTGGACACCATCGATGGACCGATATTTTATTGATCTAATGTTAGAGCAAGTTCATAATGGAAGTATGGTTGATCAAAAATTCAACAAGCTAGCCTGGAGTGATATGATTGCAAAGTTTGGTGCAGAATTTGGGTCTCAGCATGACAAAGATGTCCTAAAAAATCGTTTTATGAATTTGAGGAAGCGGTTTAATGATATGAAAACTCTACTTGACCAGAGTGGTTTTTCTTGGAATGAAATGCAACAAATGATACGTGCTGAAGATGATGTCTGGGATGCTTACGTCAAG GTACATCCTGATGCAAGAACATACCGCAATAGAACTCTTCCAAATGTCAAtgatttgtttttgatatatggAAATGACAACACTGAGCAAAGGCAAAATTACTCTGATCACTTTATGGATGTTGAGGACTATGAGCTGGGAGTAAAtattg TTGTAGGTGAAGAGGATTACCAGTCCCCTGGTAATAATGATCCTCTGAGGATAAATTGGACAAGGGAAATGGACCGTTATTTTATTGTCCTTATGTTAGAACAGTTGCACAGAGGGAATAAGATTGGTCGTACATACAATGCTCAAGCTTGGACCTGGATGAATGCAtcatttagtaaaaaatttggaTTCCTTTGTGACAAAGATGTACTAGAAGATCGTTATTGGACCTTGAGGAAAGAGTATACGGACATCACAGATATCCTCAATCATAATGGCTTTGCTTGGGATGGAATTCGCCAAACAATGACAGCTGATGATGATGTTTGGGAAGCTTATATCAAG GATCATCCAGATGCAGTTACATACAGAGATGAGATATTGGGTGATTATTGTGATTTGTGCTTGATTTATGGTAATGAAAGTCAGCATAGTAGATCAAGTTATTTCGACGTAAAAATGGAGATCAACACCAACACCTTGGGGATGGGGATTGACGATATAATTGGAGAGGCGCTATCTCCAGCTACTGAGTTTGAAATATTTCATCAGAAAAGAAAGCGAAAATCTGCTCCTTTGTCAACCTCAGCATGTATCCAAAAGGTTAGGAGAACCATCAAGAAAGAGACACAAGAGGCAGTTGAGGGGAAGCCATGTGTAGTAAAAACATATTTGGGTACTGAGGAAGACAAAGACTACAGCTCAATAGAATGTATAGTTGCAGCACTTCAAACCGTTCCTGACATGGATGATGAGATCTTCTTGGAGGCTTGTGAACTTTTAGAAGATGAGAGAAAGGCCAAGATGTTTGTGGCCATGGATGTTACAGCACGGAGGAAGTGGTTATTGAAAAAGATTCGACTGTAG
- the LOC115979942 gene encoding uncharacterized protein LOC115979942 isoform X1 yields MGTQMPACSDRTRTNWTPAMECYFIDLLLDQVHRGNRMGHTFNKQAWTDMLTMFNAYFGSPYDEKVLKSHYTNLWTQFNDVKSLLDQNGLSWDDTKQMVVASHHVWDAYIKAHPEAQFYRNRALMNFNDLCLIYAHTTADGRYSLSSRDIDFDDDIQGVNTGVAMNSFVPASKEHSKIDWTPAMDRYFVKLLLDQLKKGNKICNTFKKQAWNDMLTLFNGKFGSKYGKSFLKHRFKKLLKYYTDVKSLLEVKGFSWDEIQQKISADDYVWDNYIKAHPDAHSYRRKTLLNYCNLKLIFGNAVSNGHCSHLLQGRNFEDDIIQIKMVSFTYPVAEEKEGHASSDSECRRTNWTSTMDRYLIELLQDQVLRGNKIGHGFVAEAWIEMVRLFNAKFGSHHDKDGLRNRYKHLRGQYNDIKVLLDQSGFSWDETGEMVTAEDYVWDSYTKVHPDAQSYRNKSVPSYHKLCVIYGEEVCNGRYNISTCNADLDSEEPDLRIGEDMNIQCYANSGCLTTDWTPSMDRYLIDVMLEEVHKGKKIDYTFNNQAWIDMFMLFKEQFSLQHAKDFLKSRYRSLEKQYFDMKNLLEQRQFSWDETQQMVTAFDDVWDAYVKEHPDAKPYRIMPMPNYNDLCLIYGNPASDERCNEAHQDLGCNGFEFSEGARLNNSYHQRTDWTPSMDRYFIDLMLEQVHNGSMVDQKFNKLAWSDMIAKFGAEFGSQHDKDVLKNRFMNLRKRFNDMKTLLDQSGFSWNEMQQMIRAEDDVWDAYVKVHPDARTYRNRTLPNVNDLFLIYGNDNTEQRQNYSDHFMDVEDYELGVNIVIFKVVGEEDYQSPGNNDPLRINWTREMDRYFIVLMLEQLHRGNKIGRTYNAQAWTWMNASFSKKFGFLCDKDVLEDRYWTLRKEYTDITDILNHNGFAWDGIRQTMTADDDVWEAYIKDHPDAVTYRDEILGDYCDLCLIYGNESQHSRSSYFDVKMEINTNTLGMGIDDIIGEALSPATEFEIFHQKRKRKSAPLSTSACIQKVRRTIKKETQEAVEGKPCVVKTYLGTEEDKDYSSIECIVAALQTVPDMDDEIFLEACELLEDERKAKMFVAMDVTARRKWLLKKIRL; encoded by the exons ATGGGCACCCAAATGCCTGCATGTAGTGATCGTACAAGGACAAACTGGACACCAGCAATGGAGTGCTATTTTATTGATCTTTTATTAGATCAGGTGCATAGGGGGAATAGGATGGGCCATACATTCAACAAACAAGCTTGGACTGATATGCTGACCATGTTCAATGCCTATTTTGGATCCCCATATGATGAAAAGGTGTTGAAAAGTCATTACACTAATTTGTGGACTCAATTCAATGATGTAAAGAGTCTACTTGATCAGAATGGATTGTCATGGGACGATACTAAACAAATGGTGGTTGCCAGTCATCATGTTTGGGATGCTTACATCAAG GCTCACCCAGAGGCACAGTTTTATAGAAACAGAGCCTTGATGAATTTCAATGATTTGTGCTTGATATATGCACATACAACAGCAGATGGAAGATACAGCCTATCAAGTCGTGATATAGACTTCGATGATGACATTCAAGGAGTGAATACTG GTGTAGCAATGAATAGCTTTGTACCTGCAAGTAAAGAGCATTCAAAAATAGATTGGACACCAGCCATGGACCGATATTTTGTCAAACTTTTGCTGGACCAACTTAAAAAAGGCAATAAGATCTGTAATACATTCAAGAAACAAGCATGGAATGATATGCTTACCTTGTTCAATGGAAAATTTGGCTCTAAATATGGAAAGAGTTTCTTAAAACACCGTTTtaagaaattattgaaatattatacTGATGTGAAGAGTCTACTTGAGGTAAAGGGATTTTCTTGGGatgaaattcaacaaaagaTATCAGCAGATGATTATGTATGGGATAATTACATCAAG GCACACCCAGATGCGCATTCGTATCGTAGGAAGACCTTGCTAAACTATTGcaatttgaaattgatatttggAAATGCAGTAAGCAATGGACATTGCAGTCATTTATTGCAagggagaaactttgaagatgATATCATACAGATCAAGATGG TCAGTTTTACCTATCCTGTAGCTGAAGAAAAGGAGGGCCATGCCTCTTCTGATAGTGAATGTCGGAGAACAAATTGGACATCAACAATGGATCGTTACCTTATTGAATTGTTACAAGACCAGGTGCTTAGAGGGAATAAAATTGGTCATGGATTTGTGGCCGAGGCATGGATTGAAATGGTTAGACTGTTCAATGCAAAATTTGGATCTCACCATGACAAAGATGGTCTGAGGAATAGATACAAACATTTAAGGGGACAATATAATGATATAAAGGTTCTTCTTGATCAGAGTGGGTTTTCTTGGGATGAAACAGGAGAAATGGTAACTGCTGAGGATTATGTCTGGGATTCTTATACCAAG GTGCATCCCGATGCTCAGTCATATAGAAATAAATCTGTTCCCAGCTATCACAAATTATGTGTTATATATGGTGAAGAAGTTTGTAATGGAAGATACAACATTTCGACATGCAATGCAGATCTTGACAGTGAAGAACCAGATTTGAGAATTG GGGAGGATATGAATATCCAATGCTATGCAAACAGTGGTTGTTTGACAACAGATTGGACACCTTCAATGGACCGTTACCTCATAGATGTAATGCTAGAGGAAGTGCATAAGGGGAAGAAGATTGACTACACCTTCAACAATCAAGCATGGATAGATATGTTTATGTTGTTCAAGGAACAATTCTCATTACAACATGCCAAAGATTTTCTGAAAAGTCGTTATAGAAGTTTGGAAAAGCAGTACTTTGATATGAAAAATCTTCTTGAACAGAGACAATTTTCATGGGATGAAACACAGCAAATGGTCACAGCTTTTGATGATGTTTGGGATGCATATGTGAAG GAACACCCAGATGCAAAACCATACCGAATCATGCCGATGCCAAATTATAATGACTTGTGCTTGATTTATGGAAATCCAGCTTCTGATGAACGATGTAATGAAGCGCATCAAGATCTAGGATGTAATGGTTTTG aattttctgaAGGTGCCAGACTTAACAATAGCTATCACCAAAGAACTGATTGGACACCATCGATGGACCGATATTTTATTGATCTAATGTTAGAGCAAGTTCATAATGGAAGTATGGTTGATCAAAAATTCAACAAGCTAGCCTGGAGTGATATGATTGCAAAGTTTGGTGCAGAATTTGGGTCTCAGCATGACAAAGATGTCCTAAAAAATCGTTTTATGAATTTGAGGAAGCGGTTTAATGATATGAAAACTCTACTTGACCAGAGTGGTTTTTCTTGGAATGAAATGCAACAAATGATACGTGCTGAAGATGATGTCTGGGATGCTTACGTCAAG GTACATCCTGATGCAAGAACATACCGCAATAGAACTCTTCCAAATGTCAAtgatttgtttttgatatatggAAATGACAACACTGAGCAAAGGCAAAATTACTCTGATCACTTTATGGATGTTGAGGACTATGAGCTGGGAGTAAAtattg TTATTTTTAAAGTTGTAGGTGAAGAGGATTACCAGTCCCCTGGTAATAATGATCCTCTGAGGATAAATTGGACAAGGGAAATGGACCGTTATTTTATTGTCCTTATGTTAGAACAGTTGCACAGAGGGAATAAGATTGGTCGTACATACAATGCTCAAGCTTGGACCTGGATGAATGCAtcatttagtaaaaaatttggaTTCCTTTGTGACAAAGATGTACTAGAAGATCGTTATTGGACCTTGAGGAAAGAGTATACGGACATCACAGATATCCTCAATCATAATGGCTTTGCTTGGGATGGAATTCGCCAAACAATGACAGCTGATGATGATGTTTGGGAAGCTTATATCAAG GATCATCCAGATGCAGTTACATACAGAGATGAGATATTGGGTGATTATTGTGATTTGTGCTTGATTTATGGTAATGAAAGTCAGCATAGTAGATCAAGTTATTTCGACGTAAAAATGGAGATCAACACCAACACCTTGGGGATGGGGATTGACGATATAATTGGAGAGGCGCTATCTCCAGCTACTGAGTTTGAAATATTTCATCAGAAAAGAAAGCGAAAATCTGCTCCTTTGTCAACCTCAGCATGTATCCAAAAGGTTAGGAGAACCATCAAGAAAGAGACACAAGAGGCAGTTGAGGGGAAGCCATGTGTAGTAAAAACATATTTGGGTACTGAGGAAGACAAAGACTACAGCTCAATAGAATGTATAGTTGCAGCACTTCAAACCGTTCCTGACATGGATGATGAGATCTTCTTGGAGGCTTGTGAACTTTTAGAAGATGAGAGAAAGGCCAAGATGTTTGTGGCCATGGATGTTACAGCACGGAGGAAGTGGTTATTGAAAAAGATTCGACTGTAG
- the LOC115979942 gene encoding uncharacterized protein LOC115979942 isoform X4 encodes MGTQMPACSDRTRTNWTPAMECYFIDLLLDQVHRGNRMGHTFNKQAWTDMLTMFNAYFGSPYDEKVLKSHYTNLWTQFNDVKSLLDQNGLSWDDTKQMVVASHHVWDAYIKAHPEAQFYRNRALMNFNDLCLIYAHTTADGRYSLSSRDIDFDDDIQGVNTGVAMNSFVPASKEHSKIDWTPAMDRYFVKLLLDQLKKGNKICNTFKKQAWNDMLTLFNGKFGSKYGKSFLKHRFKKLLKYYTDVKSLLEVKGFSWDEIQQKISADDYVWDNYIKAHPDAHSYRRKTLLNYCNLKLIFGNAVSNGHCSHLLQGRNFEDDIIQIKMVSFTYPVAEEKEGHASSDSECRRTNWTSTMDRYLIELLQDQVLRGNKIGHGFVAEAWIEMVRLFNAKFGSHHDKDGLRNRYKHLRGQYNDIKVLLDQSGFSWDETGEMVTAEDYVWDSYTKVHPDAQSYRNKSVPSYHKLCVIYGEEVCNGRYNISTCNADLDSEEPDLRIGEDMNIQCYANSGCLTTDWTPSMDRYLIDVMLEEVHKGKKIDYTFNNQAWIDMFMLFKEQFSLQHAKDFLKSRYRSLEKQYFDMKNLLEQRQFSWDETQQMVTAFDDVWDAYVKEHPDAKPYRIMPMPNYNDLCLIYGNPASDERCNEAHQDLGCNGFEFSEGARLNNSYHQRTDWTPSMDRYFIDLMLEQVHNGSMVDQKFNKLAWSDMIAKFGAEFGSQHDKDVLKNRFMNLRKRFNDMKTLLDQSGFSWNEMQQMIRAEDDVWDAYVKVHPDARTYRNRTLPNVNDLFLIYGNDNTEQRQNYSDHFMDVEDYELGVNIGEEDYQSPGNNDPLRINWTREMDRYFIVLMLEQLHRGNKIGRTYNAQAWTWMNASFSKKFGFLCDKDVLEDRYWTLRKEYTDITDILNHNGFAWDGIRQTMTADDDVWEAYIKDHPDAVTYRDEILGDYCDLCLIYGNESQHSRSSYFDVKMEINTNTLGMGIDDIIGEALSPATEFEIFHQKRKRKSAPLSTSACIQKVRRTIKKETQEAVEGKPCVVKTYLGTEEDKDYSSIECIVAALQTVPDMDDEIFLEACELLEDERKAKMFVAMDVTARRKWLLKKIRL; translated from the exons ATGGGCACCCAAATGCCTGCATGTAGTGATCGTACAAGGACAAACTGGACACCAGCAATGGAGTGCTATTTTATTGATCTTTTATTAGATCAGGTGCATAGGGGGAATAGGATGGGCCATACATTCAACAAACAAGCTTGGACTGATATGCTGACCATGTTCAATGCCTATTTTGGATCCCCATATGATGAAAAGGTGTTGAAAAGTCATTACACTAATTTGTGGACTCAATTCAATGATGTAAAGAGTCTACTTGATCAGAATGGATTGTCATGGGACGATACTAAACAAATGGTGGTTGCCAGTCATCATGTTTGGGATGCTTACATCAAG GCTCACCCAGAGGCACAGTTTTATAGAAACAGAGCCTTGATGAATTTCAATGATTTGTGCTTGATATATGCACATACAACAGCAGATGGAAGATACAGCCTATCAAGTCGTGATATAGACTTCGATGATGACATTCAAGGAGTGAATACTG GTGTAGCAATGAATAGCTTTGTACCTGCAAGTAAAGAGCATTCAAAAATAGATTGGACACCAGCCATGGACCGATATTTTGTCAAACTTTTGCTGGACCAACTTAAAAAAGGCAATAAGATCTGTAATACATTCAAGAAACAAGCATGGAATGATATGCTTACCTTGTTCAATGGAAAATTTGGCTCTAAATATGGAAAGAGTTTCTTAAAACACCGTTTtaagaaattattgaaatattatacTGATGTGAAGAGTCTACTTGAGGTAAAGGGATTTTCTTGGGatgaaattcaacaaaagaTATCAGCAGATGATTATGTATGGGATAATTACATCAAG GCACACCCAGATGCGCATTCGTATCGTAGGAAGACCTTGCTAAACTATTGcaatttgaaattgatatttggAAATGCAGTAAGCAATGGACATTGCAGTCATTTATTGCAagggagaaactttgaagatgATATCATACAGATCAAGATGG TCAGTTTTACCTATCCTGTAGCTGAAGAAAAGGAGGGCCATGCCTCTTCTGATAGTGAATGTCGGAGAACAAATTGGACATCAACAATGGATCGTTACCTTATTGAATTGTTACAAGACCAGGTGCTTAGAGGGAATAAAATTGGTCATGGATTTGTGGCCGAGGCATGGATTGAAATGGTTAGACTGTTCAATGCAAAATTTGGATCTCACCATGACAAAGATGGTCTGAGGAATAGATACAAACATTTAAGGGGACAATATAATGATATAAAGGTTCTTCTTGATCAGAGTGGGTTTTCTTGGGATGAAACAGGAGAAATGGTAACTGCTGAGGATTATGTCTGGGATTCTTATACCAAG GTGCATCCCGATGCTCAGTCATATAGAAATAAATCTGTTCCCAGCTATCACAAATTATGTGTTATATATGGTGAAGAAGTTTGTAATGGAAGATACAACATTTCGACATGCAATGCAGATCTTGACAGTGAAGAACCAGATTTGAGAATTG GGGAGGATATGAATATCCAATGCTATGCAAACAGTGGTTGTTTGACAACAGATTGGACACCTTCAATGGACCGTTACCTCATAGATGTAATGCTAGAGGAAGTGCATAAGGGGAAGAAGATTGACTACACCTTCAACAATCAAGCATGGATAGATATGTTTATGTTGTTCAAGGAACAATTCTCATTACAACATGCCAAAGATTTTCTGAAAAGTCGTTATAGAAGTTTGGAAAAGCAGTACTTTGATATGAAAAATCTTCTTGAACAGAGACAATTTTCATGGGATGAAACACAGCAAATGGTCACAGCTTTTGATGATGTTTGGGATGCATATGTGAAG GAACACCCAGATGCAAAACCATACCGAATCATGCCGATGCCAAATTATAATGACTTGTGCTTGATTTATGGAAATCCAGCTTCTGATGAACGATGTAATGAAGCGCATCAAGATCTAGGATGTAATGGTTTTG aattttctgaAGGTGCCAGACTTAACAATAGCTATCACCAAAGAACTGATTGGACACCATCGATGGACCGATATTTTATTGATCTAATGTTAGAGCAAGTTCATAATGGAAGTATGGTTGATCAAAAATTCAACAAGCTAGCCTGGAGTGATATGATTGCAAAGTTTGGTGCAGAATTTGGGTCTCAGCATGACAAAGATGTCCTAAAAAATCGTTTTATGAATTTGAGGAAGCGGTTTAATGATATGAAAACTCTACTTGACCAGAGTGGTTTTTCTTGGAATGAAATGCAACAAATGATACGTGCTGAAGATGATGTCTGGGATGCTTACGTCAAG GTACATCCTGATGCAAGAACATACCGCAATAGAACTCTTCCAAATGTCAAtgatttgtttttgatatatggAAATGACAACACTGAGCAAAGGCAAAATTACTCTGATCACTTTATGGATGTTGAGGACTATGAGCTGGGAGTAAAtattg GTGAAGAGGATTACCAGTCCCCTGGTAATAATGATCCTCTGAGGATAAATTGGACAAGGGAAATGGACCGTTATTTTATTGTCCTTATGTTAGAACAGTTGCACAGAGGGAATAAGATTGGTCGTACATACAATGCTCAAGCTTGGACCTGGATGAATGCAtcatttagtaaaaaatttggaTTCCTTTGTGACAAAGATGTACTAGAAGATCGTTATTGGACCTTGAGGAAAGAGTATACGGACATCACAGATATCCTCAATCATAATGGCTTTGCTTGGGATGGAATTCGCCAAACAATGACAGCTGATGATGATGTTTGGGAAGCTTATATCAAG GATCATCCAGATGCAGTTACATACAGAGATGAGATATTGGGTGATTATTGTGATTTGTGCTTGATTTATGGTAATGAAAGTCAGCATAGTAGATCAAGTTATTTCGACGTAAAAATGGAGATCAACACCAACACCTTGGGGATGGGGATTGACGATATAATTGGAGAGGCGCTATCTCCAGCTACTGAGTTTGAAATATTTCATCAGAAAAGAAAGCGAAAATCTGCTCCTTTGTCAACCTCAGCATGTATCCAAAAGGTTAGGAGAACCATCAAGAAAGAGACACAAGAGGCAGTTGAGGGGAAGCCATGTGTAGTAAAAACATATTTGGGTACTGAGGAAGACAAAGACTACAGCTCAATAGAATGTATAGTTGCAGCACTTCAAACCGTTCCTGACATGGATGATGAGATCTTCTTGGAGGCTTGTGAACTTTTAGAAGATGAGAGAAAGGCCAAGATGTTTGTGGCCATGGATGTTACAGCACGGAGGAAGTGGTTATTGAAAAAGATTCGACTGTAG